One window from the genome of [Clostridium] celerecrescens 18A encodes:
- a CDS encoding DMT family transporter — translation MKWKDSFHPYAATTIIFWSLAYVFTKLALGYFSPFSLGFLRYAVASLALATVAFFTRMKLPGKRDVLWFMASGAAGFFLYMIAFNKGQGMVTASTGSVVIATVPVITALLARFIYGERLLGFQWAAIGIQFIGVLVLTLMNGIFSINPGLFWLFLAAFLVSIYNLLQRKLTKTYPALQSSAFSIFFGTLFLAVFLPTSVNEVLYAPGIQIFYVVTLGIGSSAIAYVSWSKAFAKAKQMSQVSNYMFVTPFLTSIFGFLMANEVPDKATLTGGTIILSGILIYNFGGKIYESFFAPKRGGHSVIDKKPSSE, via the coding sequence ATGAAATGGAAAGATAGCTTTCACCCTTATGCGGCCACAACCATTATTTTCTGGTCACTGGCCTATGTGTTCACAAAGCTGGCGCTTGGGTACTTCTCCCCGTTTTCCCTTGGATTTCTTCGGTACGCGGTGGCGTCTCTGGCCCTGGCCACAGTAGCTTTCTTTACAAGGATGAAGCTGCCAGGTAAGAGAGATGTTTTATGGTTCATGGCTTCCGGAGCAGCCGGTTTTTTCCTTTACATGATTGCTTTTAACAAAGGGCAGGGAATGGTAACGGCTTCCACTGGCAGCGTTGTGATTGCCACAGTTCCGGTCATAACCGCGCTTCTTGCCCGTTTCATTTACGGGGAAAGGCTGCTGGGCTTCCAGTGGGCTGCCATTGGGATCCAGTTCATCGGCGTATTGGTCCTGACCCTGATGAATGGGATATTTTCTATTAACCCAGGCCTGTTCTGGCTGTTCCTGGCGGCTTTTCTGGTCAGCATTTACAACCTTTTGCAGAGAAAACTGACGAAAACTTATCCGGCGCTTCAGTCCAGTGCCTTCAGTATTTTCTTTGGAACCCTGTTTCTTGCCGTATTTCTTCCGACATCTGTCAATGAGGTGCTATACGCTCCCGGAATTCAGATATTCTATGTTGTGACTCTGGGCATAGGCTCCAGCGCTATCGCCTATGTATCCTGGTCAAAAGCGTTTGCAAAGGCAAAGCAAATGTCACAGGTCAGCAATTATATGTTTGTGACCCCTTTTTTAACGAGCATCTTTGGTTTTCTTATGGCAAATGAGGTCCCGGACAAGGCGACCCTGACCGGCGGGACCATCATTTTGTCAGGAATTCTTATTTATAACTTTGGAGGGAAAATTTATGAGTCTTTCTTTGCCCCAAAAAGGGGGGGACATTCCGTCATTGATAAAAAGCCTTCATCAGAATAA
- a CDS encoding ABC transporter permease subunit, with translation MKTIYLKELKLTRKLLIIWLVLIVMLTGFAAIEFVVLKDAMGEIAELADGFPKIILILFGLNGVRIDTPLGAYQCMVFWTDLLAFFYAGFSGVYAVSREEKFGTSEFLFSKPYKRSAIIWAKIGAAVTNLGIFSLTVGIMSYLCIILPLGDRSIVGTHLITTIGIFITQTVLFSIGLFISGLAKNYKAASLITMLTVLTFYVISFVLDYAGTMDFLNALTPVSYFDVVSVSEHGLNPFYILLSFVIILVSCFMAGQLYTKKDLRPS, from the coding sequence ATGAAGACGATTTATTTAAAAGAGCTGAAATTGACGAGAAAACTGTTGATTATATGGCTGGTGCTGATTGTAATGCTTACAGGATTTGCAGCAATAGAATTTGTGGTGCTAAAGGATGCAATGGGGGAAATCGCAGAGCTGGCAGATGGCTTCCCAAAAATCATATTGATTTTATTCGGGCTTAATGGAGTGAGAATTGACACTCCCCTGGGGGCCTATCAGTGCATGGTATTCTGGACCGACTTACTTGCCTTCTTTTATGCGGGATTTTCTGGGGTATATGCCGTTTCCAGGGAAGAAAAATTTGGCACAAGCGAGTTCCTGTTCTCAAAGCCTTATAAGCGTTCCGCTATCATTTGGGCGAAAATCGGAGCGGCAGTAACAAATCTTGGGATATTTTCCCTCACGGTGGGGATCATGTCATATTTGTGTATCATTCTTCCCCTGGGTGACAGGAGCATCGTGGGCACGCACTTGATCACAACGATAGGAATATTTATCACGCAAACTGTGCTTTTTTCCATAGGGCTTTTCATTTCGGGCCTTGCGAAAAATTATAAAGCAGCAAGCCTTATTACAATGCTTACGGTCCTGACATTTTACGTAATCAGTTTTGTGCTGGATTATGCCGGTACCATGGACTTCTTAAATGCTCTGACACCGGTGAGTTATTTTGATGTGGTGTCGGTCTCAGAACACGGACTAAACCCTTTCTATATCCTGCTTTCATTCGTGATCATTTTGGTCAGCTGTTTTATGGCAGGCCAGCTTTACACAAAAAAAGATTTGCGCCCTTCGTAA
- a CDS encoding phosphoenolpyruvate synthase: MYILKILDKEAASLKVSGGKGASLARLIQRFPESVPGGFIITTEFFKAYILPAVNHARDDAKSAVSGLTLPSEARELIRSAYDGLGDNLSVAVRSSATAEDLPDASFAGQQDTYLNVSGFEAVIKAVISCFASLYNQRAVSYRAKNGFDESEVQMAVVVQKMVDAKAAGVMFTADPITSDRFTTAIEAVEGLGEELVSGRKIPVTWTVKSGIVKKRSGPEPCLTETQVTALSAMGKKIEKEFGSPQDIEWCFDGKRFYIVQSRAITTLFPCPSSSDGFKRCYISVGHLQMMTDTMLPLGMSLWKLMSKTVKITEIGGRPYMEITHNLNSPVGKALVRQKLSNSDELMNNAFNQVLGRKEYLKSIPKGQKSDFAIPRDVGKCITAGFRIYRKNDPAIIDGYNRRMEAAVQKTKKGLDRLTGKAVIDYIVSDTDNLMKSLFDPDGLGPLMVAFYLTKSIDKAGKLLLGRDNISVDVSKSIKGNITSEMGFYVSRIADTARNYPEAVKYLETAGDSFSVDELRKLQGGEGAAKAFEEFFSRFGMRCPGEIDITKPRFAEAPEKILPTVLADIRLPEGHAEQKLLQGKKESDEAVKTMVLAAKKKWGAGKAKKLAKQLSFYRNFLGLRESPKYYWMKRYWEYRQAIIRESEKLVREGRLRKAEDVFYLSLPELAALFAGEQEPDYWKIDRLRADYEKYASLTPPRLIFSDGEVVEGEYKRKVPGGALPGLAVSGGVAEGRARVILDIKEADRIEKGDILVTKFTDPSWTPAFISVSGLVTEVGGMATHGAVITREYGLPAVVGVTDATKHIKDGDRIRVNGNMGYIEFLE; this comes from the coding sequence ATGTATATACTGAAAATCCTTGATAAAGAAGCCGCTTCCCTTAAGGTATCAGGAGGAAAAGGCGCCAGTCTTGCAAGGCTGATCCAGCGGTTCCCGGAAAGCGTGCCGGGAGGCTTTATTATTACAACAGAATTTTTTAAAGCATATATCCTTCCTGCTGTAAACCATGCCCGGGACGATGCAAAATCCGCAGTTTCCGGGCTGACCCTGCCCTCCGAAGCCAGGGAACTGATACGATCCGCCTATGACGGCCTGGGGGATAACCTTTCCGTTGCAGTCCGTTCCTCTGCCACAGCCGAGGATCTGCCGGATGCTTCCTTTGCCGGCCAGCAGGACACTTATTTAAACGTCTCCGGTTTTGAAGCCGTAATAAAAGCGGTGATCAGCTGCTTTGCATCCCTGTATAACCAGCGGGCAGTTTCTTACCGGGCAAAAAACGGGTTTGATGAAAGCGAAGTTCAAATGGCCGTAGTCGTTCAAAAAATGGTAGATGCAAAGGCGGCAGGGGTCATGTTTACCGCCGATCCCATAACCTCAGACCGTTTTACAACTGCCATTGAAGCGGTGGAAGGCCTTGGAGAAGAGCTGGTGTCCGGACGCAAGATCCCGGTTACATGGACTGTCAAGAGCGGCATCGTAAAGAAAAGAAGCGGCCCAGAGCCATGTCTGACCGAAACCCAGGTAACCGCCCTTTCTGCCATGGGAAAAAAGATCGAAAAGGAATTCGGCAGTCCCCAGGACATAGAATGGTGCTTTGACGGGAAGAGGTTCTACATTGTACAGTCCCGGGCAATCACCACCCTTTTCCCCTGCCCCTCCTCATCCGACGGCTTTAAGCGCTGTTATATCTCCGTCGGACACTTACAGATGATGACCGATACCATGCTGCCCCTCGGCATGTCCCTTTGGAAATTGATGTCAAAAACCGTGAAGATCACGGAAATCGGCGGGCGGCCTTATATGGAGATCACTCATAACTTAAACAGCCCCGTCGGCAAAGCTCTGGTACGGCAAAAACTGTCCAATTCCGATGAGCTGATGAACAACGCATTCAATCAGGTCCTGGGAAGAAAGGAATATTTAAAATCCATTCCAAAAGGCCAGAAAAGCGACTTTGCCATTCCAAGGGATGTGGGCAAATGCATCACTGCCGGATTCAGAATCTACCGGAAAAACGATCCTGCCATCATTGACGGTTACAACCGCCGCATGGAGGCAGCAGTCCAAAAGACAAAAAAGGGACTTGACCGTCTGACCGGCAAAGCGGTGATCGATTATATTGTTAGCGACACGGATAATCTGATGAAAAGCCTGTTTGACCCGGATGGTTTAGGGCCTCTTATGGTCGCCTTCTACCTCACAAAGTCCATTGATAAAGCAGGAAAGCTCCTCCTTGGACGGGACAATATAAGCGTTGATGTGTCAAAATCCATAAAGGGGAATATCACCTCAGAAATGGGATTTTACGTCAGCCGCATTGCAGACACTGCAAGAAATTACCCGGAGGCTGTAAAATACCTTGAAACAGCAGGGGATTCCTTTTCCGTTGACGAATTGAGGAAACTGCAGGGTGGTGAGGGAGCTGCAAAGGCCTTTGAAGAATTTTTCTCACGGTTCGGAATGCGCTGCCCCGGGGAAATTGACATCACAAAGCCCCGGTTTGCAGAGGCACCGGAAAAGATCCTTCCCACCGTGCTGGCCGACATAAGGCTCCCGGAAGGCCATGCGGAGCAAAAGCTCCTTCAGGGGAAGAAAGAAAGCGATGAAGCAGTAAAAACCATGGTTCTGGCTGCCAAAAAGAAATGGGGAGCAGGGAAAGCAAAGAAGCTGGCAAAGCAGCTTTCCTTTTACCGGAATTTCTTAGGACTGCGGGAATCCCCGAAATATTACTGGATGAAACGGTACTGGGAATACAGGCAGGCGATCATCCGGGAATCTGAAAAGCTTGTGAGGGAAGGCAGGCTGAGAAAGGCAGAAGATGTGTTCTATTTAAGCCTACCGGAGCTGGCCGCCTTATTTGCCGGAGAACAGGAACCTGATTATTGGAAAATTGATAGACTGCGGGCGGATTATGAAAAGTACGCCTCTTTAACACCGCCCCGCCTCATCTTCTCTGACGGAGAAGTGGTGGAAGGGGAATACAAACGAAAGGTTCCAGGCGGGGCACTGCCGGGGCTTGCCGTATCAGGCGGCGTGGCAGAGGGCCGGGCCAGGGTCATCCTGGACATTAAGGAAGCAGACAGAATAGAAAAGGGTGACATCCTGGTGACTAAATTCACCGACCCAAGCTGGACACCTGCCTTTATCTCTGTGAGCGGACTTGTCACAGAGGTTGGCGGAATGGCCACCCACGGTGCAGTCATCACAAGGGAATACGGCCTGCCTGCAGTAGTGGGCGTGACCGATGCCACAAAGCACATTAAGGATGGGGACCGGATCCGTGTAAACGGCAATATGGGGTATATTGAGTTTTTGGAATGA
- a CDS encoding lactate utilization protein, giving the protein MSLSLPQKGGDIPSLIKSLHQNNMAGFHVRDKKELLSLLRTFIADGTTVGCGDSVTLEQTGVFDDLRKREINFLDKFDPALTREEKREIYLKNFSADTFVTGANAVTMDGKIFNIDGNGSRVAPMLYGPKQVIVVVGTNKITENAQAAVKRARQIAAPLDAKRLNKATPCTALDRCIDCRHKERICNDFVLIAGQFVKERIKVIIVNEELGY; this is encoded by the coding sequence ATGAGTCTTTCTTTGCCCCAAAAAGGGGGGGACATTCCGTCATTGATAAAAAGCCTTCATCAGAATAACATGGCAGGTTTCCATGTCAGGGATAAAAAGGAGCTTCTGAGTCTTTTGAGGACGTTTATAGCAGATGGAACCACCGTAGGCTGCGGGGATTCGGTTACCCTTGAGCAGACGGGAGTATTTGATGATCTGAGAAAACGTGAGATTAACTTTCTGGATAAATTTGATCCGGCCCTTACCCGGGAAGAAAAACGTGAGATATACCTAAAAAACTTTTCTGCTGATACGTTTGTTACCGGAGCCAATGCCGTCACCATGGACGGAAAGATTTTTAACATTGACGGCAATGGGAGCCGGGTCGCCCCCATGCTGTATGGACCCAAGCAGGTTATTGTTGTTGTGGGGACGAATAAAATAACAGAAAATGCCCAGGCGGCAGTGAAAAGAGCCAGGCAGATTGCGGCTCCCCTGGATGCAAAGCGGCTTAATAAGGCAACTCCCTGTACGGCTCTTGACCGCTGTATTGACTGCAGACACAAGGAAAGGATCTGCAATGATTTTGTTTTGATTGCAGGACAATTTGTGAAGGAACGGATCAAGGTAATTATCGTAAATGAGGAATTGGGGTATTAA
- a CDS encoding ABC transporter permease subunit → MTVFKYELKQLKKNIIIWSLSMGVLIYLMLPTYLGFISGTDAMMVEAIKNNPMFEALGLSAAFVMTPLGMFSFLNSFAMTAAAIHGMSIAFSSHTKEYLNKSAEFLLTKPLSRRRVFFSKLLACTTDSLIVGAAYITGAALALLTVKGISVDWRAFFLIGGSLVLLELMFVTFGTAAGTFFPNVRTPVLVSSCIMFAFFCLSSMSKKIQEPVLGYLTPFGFFDPVRIAEAGFYQWNYVVWYVILSGGLLFVSCRIFLKKDVVFGG, encoded by the coding sequence ATGACCGTATTTAAGTATGAACTGAAACAGTTAAAGAAAAATATCATCATCTGGTCTCTGTCTATGGGCGTGCTGATCTATCTCATGCTGCCCACGTACCTTGGCTTTATCTCAGGGACAGATGCCATGATGGTTGAGGCCATTAAAAACAATCCGATGTTTGAAGCCTTAGGACTCAGCGCCGCCTTTGTCATGACTCCCCTTGGCATGTTCAGCTTTTTAAACAGCTTTGCCATGACAGCGGCGGCAATCCATGGAATGAGCATTGCCTTTTCTTCCCACACAAAGGAATATTTGAACAAATCAGCAGAATTTCTGCTGACAAAGCCCCTTTCCAGGCGCAGGGTCTTCTTTAGCAAGCTTCTTGCCTGTACGACAGACAGCCTGATTGTGGGAGCCGCCTATATCACAGGAGCAGCACTCGCTCTTCTGACCGTTAAAGGCATTTCCGTTGATTGGAGGGCTTTTTTTCTCATAGGAGGATCCCTTGTGCTTCTGGAGCTGATGTTTGTGACTTTCGGAACAGCTGCAGGGACGTTTTTCCCCAATGTGCGGACGCCTGTTCTCGTATCCTCCTGCATCATGTTTGCCTTCTTTTGCTTAAGCTCCATGTCAAAGAAGATCCAGGAACCGGTACTGGGCTATCTCACCCCCTTTGGCTTCTTTGACCCCGTCAGAATCGCTGAAGCCGGATTTTACCAGTGGAATTATGTGGTGTGGTATGTGATCCTGAGCGGGGGGCTGCTGTTTGTCAGCTGCAGAATATTTCTAAAAAAAGACGTTGTGTTTGGAGGCTGA
- a CDS encoding response regulator transcription factor, producing the protein MKIYLADDERLIRLGLKSMIEELYPNVHRFFEVENGEKLLEQLEKETPDLIFLDIHMPMLTGLQALSRFHEQQIPVVMLTGYAEFSYAQEALRLGAIDYLLKPASLDEVRATMEKAASLFGERELLLKKDYELEFEKILDLYTSIRFLQTPSYVLPPYTAVLFYVDHYHKETFKNDLDELNALLSSISSRHGARFTLTFLPTGEICYLTSTAIPPKEFKKDLIRFHQTSGCVATGFHISAGDLSQLFAQFKAVQKMESLRFCVGLGSVLSEKERLAFSPLLPFSDLMEKLLIARQTDDMIGFQNLLHTLSLFPHEKEVFELCDDSLNRILTMESGTAAGIDSVSRLVDFFKQMTSQNQSIDLIDRINVYIEEHYMDQIGINTIADMIDISPNYLSKIYKMKTGEKFVDHLTGVRIKKAMELISGGHTATVRDTAERVGYFSTRYFTKVFLKSTGISPSEYLKSHMLSEGKPTYP; encoded by the coding sequence ATGAAAATTTATTTAGCTGATGATGAACGCCTGATCCGGCTGGGATTAAAAAGCATGATTGAGGAGCTTTATCCCAACGTACACCGGTTTTTTGAAGTGGAAAACGGAGAAAAGCTTTTAGAACAGCTGGAAAAGGAGACGCCGGACCTGATATTCCTGGATATCCATATGCCAATGCTCACCGGACTGCAGGCACTTTCCCGGTTTCATGAGCAGCAGATCCCTGTGGTCATGCTGACCGGATATGCCGAGTTTTCCTATGCACAGGAAGCTTTAAGACTGGGGGCCATTGACTATCTTTTAAAACCGGCCAGTCTTGACGAGGTCCGGGCTACCATGGAAAAAGCAGCTTCTCTTTTTGGAGAGCGGGAGCTTTTACTGAAAAAGGATTATGAACTGGAATTTGAAAAAATTCTCGACCTCTACACATCCATCCGGTTTTTACAGACTCCAAGTTATGTTCTCCCCCCTTACACGGCTGTTCTGTTTTATGTTGACCATTACCATAAGGAAACCTTTAAAAACGATTTGGATGAGCTAAATGCCTTGCTCTCTTCCATCTCCTCCCGCCACGGTGCCAGGTTTACATTGACATTTCTTCCTACAGGGGAAATCTGTTATCTTACCAGTACAGCGATTCCCCCTAAGGAGTTTAAGAAAGATCTGATCCGGTTTCATCAGACCAGCGGATGTGTTGCAACCGGATTTCACATTTCAGCCGGTGATCTTTCTCAGCTGTTTGCACAGTTTAAAGCAGTTCAAAAGATGGAGAGCCTGCGCTTTTGCGTTGGCCTTGGGTCGGTTTTATCAGAGAAAGAACGTCTGGCGTTTTCCCCTCTTCTCCCTTTTTCAGATTTGATGGAGAAGCTTTTGATCGCCCGCCAGACTGATGATATGATAGGTTTTCAGAATCTACTCCACACACTTTCCCTTTTTCCTCATGAAAAAGAGGTCTTTGAACTTTGTGATGATTCCTTAAACCGCATTCTTACCATGGAATCCGGAACAGCCGCCGGTATTGACTCCGTCAGCCGGCTCGTAGACTTTTTTAAGCAGATGACTTCCCAAAACCAGAGCATTGACTTAATTGATAGAATCAACGTTTATATTGAGGAGCATTATATGGACCAGATCGGGATCAATACCATTGCAGATATGATTGATATATCACCCAACTACTTAAGCAAAATCTATAAGATGAAAACCGGTGAAAAGTTTGTTGACCACTTGACCGGGGTCCGAATAAAAAAGGCAATGGAACTTATATCAGGGGGACATACTGCCACGGTACGGGATACGGCTGAACGAGTGGGATATTTCAGCACCAGGTATTTTACCAAAGTTTTCTTAAAAAGTACGGGAATCTCACCTTCCGAATATTTAAAGAGCCATATGCTGAGCGAAGGGAAGCCCACTTATCCGTAA
- a CDS encoding TetR/AcrR family transcriptional regulator, translating into MEKFKELSEERQQPIIEAALKCFGKHGYKKASMGDIAQNSGVSKPMLFHYFGTKRDLYLYLSEYVRTVMLDAYKRSEINSYDDLFERIITASRMKMGILERYPNILKFIISMFDETDDAVTDITKKIMPESQRFSYDLVLKKDDAVKFKEGVNIDEVMRLMFLMAEGYAHEMSDERCSLGEITEEMERIMNMLKSNLYKEEYL; encoded by the coding sequence ATGGAAAAATTTAAAGAACTCTCAGAAGAAAGGCAGCAACCCATTATTGAGGCGGCATTAAAGTGTTTTGGAAAGCATGGATACAAAAAGGCCTCCATGGGTGATATTGCCCAAAACAGCGGCGTGTCCAAGCCAATGCTGTTCCATTATTTCGGCACAAAAAGAGATCTGTACCTGTACCTGTCGGAATATGTGAGAACTGTTATGCTTGACGCTTATAAACGCAGTGAAATCAATTCATATGATGATCTGTTTGAACGCATTATTACGGCTTCCAGAATGAAAATGGGCATACTGGAAAGGTACCCTAATATATTGAAATTTATTATCAGCATGTTTGATGAAACCGATGATGCAGTTACGGATATAACAAAAAAAATCATGCCCGAATCCCAGCGTTTTTCCTATGACCTGGTGTTAAAAAAGGATGATGCTGTTAAATTCAAGGAAGGCGTGAATATTGATGAAGTCATGCGCCTGATGTTTCTAATGGCCGAAGGATATGCCCACGAAATGTCCGATGAGCGGTGCAGCCTTGGGGAAATAACAGAAGAAATGGAAAGAATCATGAACATGCTGAAAAGCAATCTGTATAAGGAGGAATACCTGTGA
- a CDS encoding sensor histidine kinase yields MKKRQSFQNRFLALFLISIVMPIIIMATILAFYFQKRIYRDNEKYFSTSLYSISTNLSTYVSDLKRLALTPYIYDDILNFFAAVENGKYTKDGSSDYRIERHRQNYTTSMQRILNTAREDILAVSFMPVNPDNHIIVTATKTSDLINTTDYPYQLEPWYQQVLHSADPYYFMVSEPPPYIRAETTVISALHTVRNVYTKRKLGVIRIDASDKIIKDIFSSVSLSENSGFVIAGQDGTPVYQVGKVEKCVLETLSSPKHKIQTDSDTYLLYKSDISGMPWQLIFVSSQKDIFKQVSIVWSLAAVLSLSSILAAFSIFRSNSKKTALALNSILNTMKKVARGDLEASVPDTDLLQNDSFNTEELSLIAENLNEMIQKLELYIDRSYKYEIDRQEAEYRALQSQINPHFLYNTLNCFLTMNRIGMKKELEDSIIQLTRIFRYTCSDAKLTTVEEEFEFCIQYCNLLKIRYDERLTFISSMEEEAKNISIPRLLIQPLVENALKHGMDGDGISIIISISASIEDHTLILEEKNNGIPIHIKEVYSDGKVGIRNVENRVKIFHPRASFEINLAGDITSMTIKIPLEGGISL; encoded by the coding sequence ATGAAAAAACGCCAAAGCTTTCAAAACCGGTTTTTGGCCCTGTTTCTCATCAGTATTGTTATGCCTATCATCATCATGGCCACCATACTTGCCTTTTACTTTCAAAAAAGGATATACAGGGACAATGAAAAGTACTTTTCAACCTCCCTTTACTCTATTTCAACCAATTTAAGCACCTATGTATCCGACTTAAAAAGGCTGGCTCTTACCCCTTATATTTATGATGATATTCTGAACTTTTTTGCAGCTGTTGAAAATGGAAAATATACAAAGGACGGTTCCTCAGATTACCGGATCGAGCGCCACCGGCAAAATTATACCACTTCCATGCAGCGTATTTTAAATACCGCCAGGGAGGATATTCTGGCAGTATCTTTCATGCCTGTAAACCCGGACAACCATATCATCGTCACTGCAACAAAAACCAGTGATCTTATCAATACCACAGACTACCCTTACCAGCTGGAGCCCTGGTATCAGCAGGTTTTACATTCAGCGGACCCTTATTATTTTATGGTTTCAGAACCTCCCCCTTATATCCGTGCTGAGACAACGGTCATCTCCGCCCTTCATACGGTCCGCAACGTGTACACCAAACGGAAGCTGGGCGTCATACGGATCGATGCCTCCGACAAAATCATTAAGGATATTTTCAGCAGTGTAAGCTTAAGCGAAAATTCAGGCTTTGTGATTGCAGGTCAGGACGGAACTCCTGTTTACCAGGTTGGAAAGGTGGAAAAATGTGTCCTTGAAACGCTTTCTTCCCCGAAACATAAAATCCAGACAGACTCTGATACGTACCTTCTGTATAAAAGTGATATTTCAGGAATGCCCTGGCAGCTTATTTTTGTCTCTTCCCAAAAGGATATTTTTAAGCAGGTATCCATTGTGTGGAGCCTGGCTGCTGTTTTAAGCCTTTCCTCCATTCTGGCTGCATTCTCCATTTTCCGCTCCAACTCAAAAAAGACTGCCCTTGCTTTAAATTCCATTTTAAATACCATGAAAAAGGTGGCACGGGGAGATTTGGAGGCATCTGTCCCTGACACAGACCTTTTGCAGAACGATTCCTTTAACACGGAAGAATTGTCCCTGATTGCGGAGAATCTAAATGAGATGATCCAGAAGCTGGAGCTTTACATTGACCGGTCCTATAAATATGAGATTGACCGGCAGGAGGCAGAATACCGGGCTCTTCAAAGCCAGATCAACCCCCATTTTCTCTACAATACCTTAAACTGCTTTCTCACCATGAACCGGATCGGGATGAAAAAAGAGCTGGAGGACAGCATTATCCAGCTCACCCGAATATTCCGCTATACCTGCAGCGATGCAAAGCTGACCACGGTTGAAGAAGAATTTGAATTCTGCATCCAATACTGCAATCTCCTTAAAATACGCTATGATGAACGGCTGACCTTTATAAGCTCCATGGAAGAAGAGGCGAAGAACATTTCCATTCCAAGGCTCCTCATACAGCCTCTTGTGGAGAATGCCTTAAAGCATGGAATGGACGGGGACGGTATTTCCATTATTATCTCTATCTCCGCCTCCATTGAGGACCATACCCTGATCCTGGAAGAAAAAAATAACGGAATTCCCATTCATATTAAGGAAGTATACTCCGATGGAAAGGTTGGTATAAGAAATGTGGAAAACCGGGTAAAAATCTTTCATCCCCGTGCATCCTTTGAAATAAATCTGGCTGGAGACATTACTTCCATGACAATCAAAATACCTTTGGAAGGAGGAATTTCTTTATGA
- a CDS encoding ABC transporter ATP-binding protein, with product MNAIHIKNLTKSYGDHRGIEDVSFSVEEGEIFGFIGPNGAGKSTTIRTLLALIHPTSGSAEIFGRDCIKQAAEIAKDVGYLPGESSYYDNMTVRELVTYAADLYGIKNDGRIKELSRRLGLDLSRKISDLSLGNKKKAGILCALLHSPRLIILDEPTSGLDPLIQQEFFTILKEENERGATIFFSSHVLSEVQKVCDRVAILKEGKMIGVQKISELRANSHKKISVTAEELPSGYFDLTGVTNYHQEGHTASFMFMGNMGEILTKLSALKVHDLFIEEPALEEIFMHYYR from the coding sequence GTGAACGCAATTCATATTAAAAACCTTACCAAAAGCTATGGGGATCACAGAGGCATTGAAGATGTAAGCTTCTCCGTAGAAGAAGGAGAGATCTTCGGCTTTATCGGGCCAAATGGAGCCGGTAAATCCACTACCATCCGCACCCTTCTGGCACTGATCCATCCCACCTCCGGAAGCGCGGAGATCTTTGGCAGGGACTGCATCAAACAGGCTGCTGAAATCGCAAAGGATGTGGGATATCTGCCCGGAGAATCCTCCTATTATGACAATATGACGGTCCGGGAGCTGGTAACGTACGCAGCGGATTTGTACGGCATAAAGAACGATGGAAGAATAAAAGAGCTTTCCAGGCGCCTGGGTCTGGACTTATCCCGTAAAATTTCCGACTTGTCTCTGGGCAACAAAAAGAAAGCAGGGATCCTGTGCGCACTGCTCCACTCTCCCAGACTCATTATATTAGATGAACCCACCAGCGGCTTAGACCCGCTGATCCAGCAGGAGTTTTTTACAATTTTAAAAGAAGAAAACGAACGTGGCGCGACGATCTTCTTTTCTTCCCACGTTCTGTCGGAGGTACAGAAAGTCTGCGACCGGGTGGCCATTTTAAAAGAAGGAAAGATGATAGGCGTACAGAAAATCAGCGAACTTCGGGCCAACAGCCATAAAAAAATCAGTGTTACGGCAGAGGAACTACCGTCAGGCTATTTTGACCTTACTGGAGTTACCAATTATCATCAGGAAGGCCATACTGCCTCATTCATGTTTATGGGGAATATGGGAGAGATTCTGACAAAGCTGTCTGCCTTAAAGGTCCACGACCTGTTTATCGAGGAACCGGCGCTGGAAGAAATTTTCATGCACTATTACAGGTGA